The stretch of DNA tatatcattagaGCACACATGATGTGCCAAATGCCAACagacttaaaacaaaaatatgtgTTGTATCAAATGTTATAGCAATAAACTGAAAATCTATGTTCAGAGGAAGGAAAAGATACCTTATAACGATTTATAATATCCTTCAAAGTTTTATTTAACGCATGGCCAATGTGAAGATCACCATTGGCATAAGGAGGGCGCATCATGAAGAATGAAATTACCCTGACCAAGTCATTGAAGCATATTAGTTAACTCCTAATAATTACCAGGGGAAGGAAATCTAAGGGGAAGACCAGAGCTTACTCTGCTATTTTTGTCAGCTACTCTTTTAAATACTTGATTATCTTCCCATATTTTCTGAATTTCAGGTTCCCTTACCGAAGAATTTGCTCTCATAGCAAATGCTGTCTTGGGAAGATCAACTGTGTGCTTGTATTTACCCTCATCTTGCTTGATTCCTAAAGTTAAGGCAGGTTATGTAACGAACCATGGAAATGCATATTTACTCTCTTACTTAAATTAACATAATAAGAAATGATGTgtttaaaaaacttatatttgTGGAATAGCAAATACCCTACCTTCTGCAGCTTTTTTTCCAGCCATAACAGGCCCCCTTGATCTTCGCTTTGAAGAACAGACATCATCCTTTGAATGAGTACAATAGTTTGAAAACTTTGAGAGCGGTACTACTTTAGCTGATGAGATTCCTCGGGAATAATAGGAACCAATGGAATTCGTTCTCATGAAGAATAAACAAGCATTTCTTGACAGCACCTGAATACATTAAAACAACAACTATCAAGCTTTTCGGTTACATATATCAGTCATTCAATGCAATATAGTCCTTTTCATCACACTTAAAAGCTTTATTGAAAATGctaagcgtgtgtttggttctgcggcggagag from Trifolium pratense cultivar HEN17-A07 linkage group LG5, ARS_RC_1.1, whole genome shotgun sequence encodes:
- the LOC123887070 gene encoding isoleucine--tRNA ligase, chloroplastic/mitochondrial-like isoform X1, translated to METTFTLFKQTSSYRVLSRNACLFFMRTNSIGSYYSRGISSAKVVPLSKFSNYCTHSKDDVCSSKRRSRGPVMAGKKAAEGIKQDEGKYKHTVDLPKTAFAMRANSSVREPEIQKIWEDNQVFKRVADKNSRIEVFGQMALKGYIYRGRKPVHWSPSSRTALAEAELEYPEGHVSKSIYAIFRVASAPVRPSDLLQEFPNLCLAIWATTPWTIPANAAIAAASESFSG
- the LOC123887070 gene encoding isoleucine--tRNA ligase, chloroplastic/mitochondrial-like isoform X4 translates to METTFTLFKQTSSYRVLSRNACLFFMRTNSIGSYYSRGISSAKVVPLSKFSNYCTHSKDDVCSSKRRSRGPVMAGKKAAEGIKQDEGKYKHTVDLPKTAFAMRANSSVREPEIQKIWEDNQVFKRVADKNSRIEVFGQMALKGYIYRGRKPVHWSPSSRTALAEAELESCKCSCKAE
- the LOC123887070 gene encoding isoleucine--tRNA ligase, chloroplastic/mitochondrial-like isoform X3, encoding METTFTLFKQTSSYRVLSRNACLFFMRTNSIGSYYSRGISSAKVVPLSKFSNYCTHSKDDVCSSKRRSRGPVMAGKKAAEGIKQDEGKYKHTVDLPKTAFAMRANSSVREPEIQKIWEDNQVFKRVADKNSRIEVFGQMALKGYIYRGRKPVHWSPSSRTALAEAELEYPEGHVSKSIYAIFRVASAPVRPSDLLQEFPNLCLAIWATTPWTIPANAGN
- the LOC123887070 gene encoding isoleucine--tRNA ligase, chloroplastic/mitochondrial-like isoform X2, whose translation is METTFTLFKQTSSYRVLSRNACLFFMRTNSIGSYYSRGISSAKVVPLSKFSNYCTHSKDDVCSSKRRSRGPVMAGKKAAEGIKQDEGKYKHTVDLPKTAFAMRANSSVREPEIQKIWEDNQVFKRVADKNSRIEVFGQMALKGYIYRGRKPVHWSPSSRTALAEAELEYPEGHVSKSIYAIFRVASAPVRPSDLLQEFPNLCLAIWATTPWTIPANAAGN